CCGACGATCGTCGGCACCGAGTCCACCCTGGGCGGCGGACCCACGCATCTGAGCGTGCATCCCGGCGGGCGTCTCCTGCTCACGGCCAATTACACGACGGGCTCCGTCGTGGTGCATCCGTTGGCCGAGGACGGCTCGATCGGCCCGGCCACCGATCTGGTGCAGCACGTCGGCGCCGAGCGCGATCCTCACGCGCATCAGATCCTCGTCGACCCCACCGGCGAGCACGTGATCGCCGTGGACCTCGGTGCGGACTCCGTGTACGTGTACTCGCTGGACCTCCAGGCGGGCACGCTCGCCGAGGTGGCACGGCTCGTCCTTCCCCCGGGCAGCGGCCCGCGGCACCTCGCCTTCCATCCCGACGGCCGACACGCCTACGTCCTCGCCGAGCTGGCCTCCACGATCACCGTCTGCGCCTGGGACGCGACCGCCGGTCGCCTCACCGAGGGACCGACGATCAGCAGCCGCGCCGCCGACGCGACCGGGGACAACTTCCCCGCCGAGATCGCCGTGTCCGCCGACGGCCGCTTCCTCTACGCCTCCAACCGCGGAGACGACGACATCGCGGTCTTCGGGGTGGCCGAGGACGGCGCGTCGCTGCGGCTGCTCGAGACCGTCGCCACGGGAGGCGCCTGGCCCCGACACTTCACCCTGGACCCCGCCGAGCAGGGCCTCTACGTCGCGAACCAGAACTCCGGTTCGATCACCCGGCTGGCGCGCGACGCGACGACCGGGCTGCTGTCCCCCGCCGAGATCGTCGCCGAGGTGCCGGGCGTCTGCGTGGTGGCCTTCCTGGACTGAGCCCGAACAGCGCCCCGCCGCCCCGGACGCCCGCTCGGACGCCGGTTCCGGCCCGATCAGGTGGAGACGTCGGGTCGACCGATCCGACGTCGTCCGGGAGCGGCCGAGTCGCATGAATCCGGGTCAGCTCGGACGCACGGCCACCGCGTCGATCTCGACGAGGATGCCCGCCAGTGTGCTGCCCACCGTGGTCCGCACCGGGTGGGGCGCGGTGAAGCGCCTGCCGTAGACGGCGTCGTACTCGGCGAAGTCGCGGTCCAGGTGTTGCAGGTGAACGGTCGTCTTCACGACGTCGGACAGGCCGAGGCCGACGGCGGCCAGGGCCCGCTCGACGTTGTCGATCACCTTCTCGGTCTGTGCCGCCACCCCGTCGGGGATCGTCCCCGTCTCCGGGTCCTGCGGCCCGAAGCCCGCGGTGAAGACGAGGGTGCCGGTATCGATCACATGGCTGTACGCCCCGGCGGGGGCGGGCAGCTCGGGGCTGGTGACGGCTCTCCAGGTCATGGTGTCGCTCCGTTCGCTCGACGATCGCCCACCGTCGTACTCGCCGACGGCCGGCCCAGTCTCGCCGACCGCCGGGCGGATTCATCCTCCGGAGTGGACGCGAGAAGCGGTCGTGGTCGCCCCGACGACATTCGGCCCCGGCTGACCGTGCTGTTCCCTCCGAGCGATCGCCCGAGTCGGACGCCGTAGTGGTCCGACGCCGGCGGGGCCGGCAGCGGCGGGCCGACACCGACCGAGTCCGAGCCGACGGGTCAGGCACCGATCGGACACGACGGCCGAAACACCCCCGACGGCGGCGGCACGATCCGAGGATGCGATCCTGCCGCGCCGAATCAGACCTCCGCGCACCAACCTCAGCGCCCGGACCTCACCCGCGCCATGCACCCACGCCGCCGCGCCCGCTCACGGCGGCTCCGGGATGTATCGCGCCGGTGTCTGGACCCCCAGCCTGTCCGCCAGCCAGCCGTCCAGCGCCACGGCGTCGGCCGGGTCCTCGTCGGTGAGTCGGTACGTCTCCAGACGGGCGCCCAGCGCCTCGACGAGCGCCGCCGTCCAGGGTGACACGCCGCTGGGCACGCTCAGCAGCGTCGCCGCCCGGATGGACTGGGCATGGCTGACGGGGTCGAACACCCCGAAGGTCCGGGTGACGAGCGGCTCGTCCTGCGGGCGGAGCCGCAGCAGGTCGTTCAGCTCCTCCAACGGATACTCGCCGGTGGCGTGCCTGCGGACAGGCGCGTCGTGCAGCAGCGGACCGGTGACGCGCACGGCGGCGAAGACGGGCCTGCGGGCGGCGGTGGTCAACGCCAGGTCGTCGCCGGTGATCCCGATCCGGTCCGGATCTACCTCCGGCCGGGCGCAGAGCAGCTCCACCGCCCGCAGACAGTCGGCGATGATCGCGCGATAGACGAACGTGGTCGGGTCCTCGATGCCGAGGGTGAACAGGCCCGGATACCGGGCGCGGAAGGGGCTGTCGGCTCGACGCTGCCCCCGATGCATCGGAGTGAGCACCACGTAGCGCAGCCGGTCGTCGTAGCGGGGTGTGTGGCCGACACTGCCGTGACGCGGCAGTTCCACCAGTCCGGGGAAGGCCCCGCGCCCGTCGGCACGCTGAGATGACCGAAGAGTCGATGTGAGTCCAGGCCGCTGAACCGGATCTCGTACCCGGCGAAGTGCTCGGTGGTCCTCGCCGGGACGGGGTCGATCACGGGTCGCGCGGGGAAGCCCGCCAGGTCGTCGTCCAGGTCCGTCCAGAAGGTGTCGAACTCGCTCACGAGTCTGCTCCGTCCCAGTCCTTCGGGTCTGTCGGCTTGCGATGTCCGTCGAGGAACGTCTCCACTGGCGATCGCCGGCCGCGGTTCCGCGTCGTGTCCCCGGTGCGGGCGGGTGTGCGGCTGTCTGCCGACGCCGCGCGCCGCAGACCGCGAAACCGGTCGCGGGCGGGCAGACGTCGTCCTCCAGCCCCAGGTGCACCGGCGAGGGGCGCCCGCACGGCGGGGTGAAGTTCATCCCGTCGTAGTAGGCGACCGTCTCGGTGACCGCGTCCGTGAGCTCCGGGTGGGCCCGCGGAGCTCGGTGATCTCCTCGTAGAGGTAGGAATGCGTCAGTGGGGTCGACTCCATGATCCCGCGGAGACAGGGGGCGCCCGCCGCGAAGGCGTCGACGATCGCGGGCGGCGGCGCGGCGGCGATGACGCGCAGGCAACGCCCTGACCTGGACCCTCACCCGCCGACGCGGGCCGCGTCGAGGTGCGGGAGCGCGGCGAGGTGTAGGAGCGCGGCGACCACGTCCAGTTCACGCACCACGTCGACGTAGCAGCCCCGGTAGGCGCAGGTGAACCGGTCGGTGATGTCGGCGGACGGCAGGCTTGGACAGCCGGCGTCGACCAGGTCGTTCGACCACGGCCTGCCGCGCGGGGCCAGGCCGGCGATGCGAGAGCCGCTTTCGAGCCGAGAACCACGCTCATGCCGCCACCATGGGGAAGAACGTCGGGTGCGAGAGAACCGGAAACGGTTCGTCGACCCTACGCCGCCGGCATGCGTGGCGAGAAGGGTTCGACGGCGGGCGGCGGTGAGGCGAGGCCTGTTCGACCGCGTGTCGGTCGCGCCTACGGGATTCACTTCGACGCCTCGGCCGTGAGATGATCACGCGCCCGCGCGCGGAGGGCGCATCGTCGCGCCAGATACCTCACGGCGCGAGATGTGAACATGATCGCACGGTGTCACGCGAGGACGACGCTGCGTGAATCTCCTGTTAGTTTCGTCGATCATGACCGACCAGCCGTACTCGTCGCGCGATCCGATCGACGGGCTCCGCCGTTCTCTGACGAACACGGTCGGCGACCTGACGCGCATGCAGGAGGCGATCGACGCACAGCTCACCGAAGTACGGACCAGGACCGAGGAACTGCGGACGCGACGGTTCGAGGCCTCCGCCGATTCTCGTCGCGCACACGCGGTCGTCGACGGCGAGGGTTTCCTTCAGGAGCTGCGCATCGACCCGGGTTCCCTACGGTCTTCGCATCCCGGGCAACTGGGCGGCGAGATCGTGCAAGCGGTGAGCCGCACCCGCGCTGCCGCATCGGAAGAGAACCGTAAGACCTTCCAGGGGCTGATGCCCGCCATGTTTCCCGCCGGAGGAGTGTCCTGATGGCCGCGAGCGCAGATATCCGCGCGCTGGTCGCCGAGATCGAGGCGGCCACGGCCGCTGCGGCGGCCCGAGCCGCCGAGCGTGCGAACACGTCCATTCCGAACCCCTCGGCACCGACCTCGGCACCGTGACCGTCGGCGGCCAGGGCGATCTCCGCTCCGTGGAGTTGAACACCCGATCACTGCGATACACGAATGAAGCCGCACTGGCGGACGCGGTGAAGACAGCGATACAACGCGCCGAGCGACGCGCTCGGGAGGGAATCGAGAAAACCGATGATCGACTTTCACGTAGTACCTGAGGCACTACGCGCCAACGTCAGGGAACTTCACGAAGTCGCCGAGGCATGGGCAGCGGCGAAGAGCACGCTCGCGCATCAACACCTGGCGACCGACGATCTGGGCTACTTGGGAGAACAAGAAGACGTCGTCTCAATGTACAACGACGCGCTCGACACCATCCTCGATCGACTGCAAAGCGGCTTCGAGTCCCTGAACAATGCCGTCGACACACTCAAGGACATAGCAGACGAATACGAGAGTCGGGACGCCGACTACTTCGCAGAATTCGGCTATATAAACAGCCGACTGGACAGCGAGGGGGAAACACGTTGAGCTTGAACGAGATCGAACTACCCGGATACGCAAGACCAGTTGGAGCCGACGAGGGCGACTTCCCTTACCGGTCCGCCGCAGTCGTGAACAACTGGGCACATCTTGCTGGCAACATGGCGGTGCCAGTCCTTCTCGATCAGATCCGCCGATGCCTGGGAAACCCGGGCAGGGTCATGGACACCGCCGGGCAATGGAGCCCCGAAGCATCCAGTCTCATTCAGGACGCGAATGAAGGGATTCTGTCCGCCAAAACCGAGCTCAACGCTTATTGGAGCGGCCGGGCCGCAGAATCCTTCAACACCTATATCGACCACATCAGCGACACGATCGACAGCACCCAGGGGATTATGCGCAATATGGCCGCACTCATGGGCGATCTACGCACCACGGTCGATGAAACATACTGCAAGGGCCTGGAATTCATCAAGACCTGCGCGACGGGAGTCCTCGATGCCGCCGGCTCAGCCGCCCAGAACTGGTACACCCTATGGGGGGCGGTCTGCGGCGCGATATTGGAAGCACTCTCCGCATTCGCCGCCGCAACCATCGAGTTGCTGCAAGAGGCGATCAGAACGATGGGCGAATATGCGCTCACCGGACGCGCTCTCGGCGAGGAGGCCTCCCAACTCCACACCCCGGATCCCCTTCCACCCAATGCGACACAGCCAGGAAACTGGCAAGTGAATCCGGCATAGGCGCGGCAGAGTGAGATTGACAGGATGCGCGCGCACGAAATGAAGACGCTGACAACACTCTCCATCGCAACGGTGGCGCTACTGACAACTTCGTGCGCCAGCACTTCCCAAGACCATGAAGATTATCAGAGCAGACTTCCTGATTCCTGTTTCGATAACGTGGAGGATGCACTCGAAGAGTTCTCAGGAGAACTCTACGACCAGGTTCGATACGATACCGACAATGAAGGAAACGGCGATCCAGGGGACCATTCCATCGGCTTGATGAACTGCTACGTCATCTTTTTTCCTGACGATCTACGTGAAGCGGAAGGACCCGTCCTCCGGCACGCGAGGTTCTCCTACGATCTCATCACAGAGGACCTGCGCCTTGGCGCTCCCGAAAAGGCAGCGAGCGAAAGGTACCAGAGGAAGCTGGATGCAGTTCCGCCTGGTGTGACGGCCGTCCCTACGTCGGGTGTGGGAGACGAGTCGCACTCCTGGTATCAGGAGCAGCCTGCCAGCGGAGCTCACGCCGTTTCCCGTCGACACAATCTCACCCTTGAGGTCATCGTCTCCGGGAACGATCGGAATGCGGACGGCACAGAGGCGCCGATGCCGGGCACGGAGGCTGAGCAGATGGCGCGAATGCTGGCCGCCGCCGTCATCTCAAGCCTGTAAGCGGGCTCGACGCACTCGGTGGGGCAAGAACGGACATCGACACTCCGCCGACCCGACCTACGCCCAGAACAGTCTCGAGATCGGACAGCGAGCGGCGCTACTTCGAATTCCGGACCCTATTCCGACATCGGCCATCGAAGCAGGAAACTGGAAGGTGATCCCGACGTGAAGAAGTCAGTGCCGACTCTCGTCGTCCTCGTTCTCCTCGTCACCGGCTGCTCCGGCGACGGCGACCT
This genomic stretch from Actinoalloteichus hoggarensis harbors:
- a CDS encoding lactonase family protein; its protein translation is MRDDDPTRRRFLTAMGITGTTAMLAAATGASAIAATPAGGVRSAGAPGGVVDPSAAASAGQAEPVYLGSFGWTDPPGRGLDVASRDAGGRLTLVGPVSDVPDASALAFSADRRFLYTVNELVPTGRVTALSLADPFAPTIVGTESTLGGGPTHLSVHPGGRLLLTANYTTGSVVVHPLAEDGSIGPATDLVQHVGAERDPHAHQILVDPTGEHVIAVDLGADSVYVYSLDLQAGTLAEVARLVLPPGSGPRHLAFHPDGRHAYVLAELASTITVCAWDATAGRLTEGPTISSRAADATGDNFPAEIAVSADGRFLYASNRGDDDIAVFGVAEDGASLRLLETVATGGAWPRHFTLDPAEQGLYVANQNSGSITRLARDATTGLLSPAEIVAEVPGVCVVAFLD
- a CDS encoding RidA family protein is translated as MTWRAVTSPELPAPAGAYSHVIDTGTLVFTAGFGPQDPETGTIPDGVAAQTEKVIDNVERALAAVGLGLSDVVKTTVHLQHLDRDFAEYDAVYGRRFTAPHPVRTTVGSTLAGILVEIDAVAVRPS
- a CDS encoding acetylxylan esterase translates to MELPRHGSVGHTPRYDDRLRYVVLTPMHRGQRRADSPFRARYPGLFTLGIEDPTTFVYRAIIADCLRAVELLCARPEVDPDRIGITGDDLALTTAARRPVFAAVRVTGPLLHDAPVRRHATGEYPLEELNDLLRLRPQDEPLVTRTFGVFDPVSHAQSIRAATLLSVPSGVSPWTAALVEALGARLETYRLTDEDPADAVALDGWLADRLGVQTPARYIPEPP
- a CDS encoding YbaB/EbfC family nucleoid-associated protein yields the protein MTDQPYSSRDPIDGLRRSLTNTVGDLTRMQEAIDAQLTEVRTRTEELRTRRFEASADSRRAHAVVDGEGFLQELRIDPGSLRSSHPGQLGGEIVQAVSRTRAAASEENRKTFQGLMPAMFPAGGVS
- a CDS encoding WXG100 family type VII secretion target — protein: MNNWAHLAGNMAVPVLLDQIRRCLGNPGRVMDTAGQWSPEASSLIQDANEGILSAKTELNAYWSGRAAESFNTYIDHISDTIDSTQGIMRNMAALMGDLRTTVDETYCKGLEFIKTCATGVLDAAGSAAQNWYTLWGAVCGAILEALSAFAAATIELLQEAIRTMGEYALTGRALGEEASQLHTPDPLPPNATQPGNWQVNPA